The genomic interval TACCTAATATTTATGATTGATAATCAAAATTAATTccttaaaatctttcattttcatatgtgaaattaaattaaattgcttTAAAACTCGAGAAGTTTCCACACTCATGTGATAAAAGGCGAAATCGTTTCCCCTCAGCGTTTCCACCGTACTCGACTCAAgatcatcacgagggaggtaaatcacagcatcctgagcgagcatgtgaCATGTGGGGTGAGTTACACCGGGACTGGAGATTTATGTCCCGATTACCCTGAGTTTCGATCCCACGATTTCATGTGGAAAATATCTCATTATATATCAACTCGGATGACATGTGGGATCGAGAAGTTTCCACACTAGTAAACTAGACAAAATGCTTAATTATTCgtataaaattatacaaattaaGTCACTAGACGTATAAaatgatttagatattaattattaattaatttaaagtcGAGTGGTTGGGGATTTTATGCCGTATTAATTTATGCGAGTGACGTGTTATGTCGTATTAATTTATGGGAGTGACCTGGAAATTGCACTGCATGCCATTTTTTATTCGGACCGCGCAGTCAGCTGCCGCGCACGTGGTTAAATGTGAGGAAACGGACAAAGCCATTGAGGCACGTGGATTTGAAGAAATACAATAAAATCcaatatttaatctttaattttatttgcaattaagatttgaaaatgactcaATTTCGGCTATTAATTGGGAAAGAGGACGCAAAAATATAATTCTCGTAAAAAAATGTGTTgtgcattttttttattctataaattaatttataaaaaacacaTTTTTATGaatgaatatttaaaatatttttaaattatcccaTATTCGGTTAGAATTGAACGAATAAAATTACTCGaaattgaattaattgatttttttcaaaTCAAACGGATAATTTTgtcattaaaatttattaaataattaatttaaaaaaatacaaatttcaaaatttattcaataattgatttttaaaaaatttatttgatataataatttttttttaaaaaaactaatctcaatattttattatttaataaaaaatattttcagaattcaaaattgaaaaaaaaaaacaatttaactaaaataattttatttacccATGTATGCTAGAATCAATGAATCTATTTTATAATGAGAGGAGATGAATCTAAATATATgataattaaaaatttcaaattcaaatctaagaagaaggaggaggaggaggaggaagaaagcttaGCTAATGCGATGAgtattggaatgtatactaaaatgcTAGTTTTTTTATagatatttatttagaaataaaaattacaTTGGTTAAATActgcatttatgataaatgtagctgTCCGtttagtttatattgtagataacatgatgtgtggtgtcacacacagaagatcgtgttatcagtcccttataaattataaatagtagctcactaCCAAAAATGAAAAGAGACAAACCATTGGtacggtcgtagtgtaatttgacattagtttatcttaattataaaattacactaatacactatgagtgtattgagtatgaccatttaaggtagttctttttatactaatttcaTAAATgaacaagacctcagttattatgaaagtgtgtgctcttaatctcgatataataacaagcacatatatttaatatttatttctttaatttatcaaagagtgagatttagttcgtttaatcaataggcttgataagttgggaaataatattatttataaggcgtgttgttgattataaaaggaaactgtgtcctaataatctaggttgatgatgtccccaagacgAGTTCATAAagtttgtcatgtaaactctgcaagtGGATTTAAGTCTAACATGACaataatgttgagtggtactactcttggatctagatattaattaagtgagttgtcagtagctcATTAGTTAATGAGCATtccatatcttaaacacagggagattaatgcactcatgataagaaggaactcatgatgtaatataggattggtgcggtagttcaatagtaactctttagtggtatgagttgttattgatgaacttaagttgtgtgttcagggcgaacacgggaatctcaagttcatcgggagaccaaaaataattcctcctctcggtccctattgtagcctcttatttattaaGCTTTTAattcacctaaacccaacttcttacccaccttggtgtggccggccaagcctagcttggagcccaagctagggccggccaaaggctAAGGATAGAGCCCAagtaagggtcggccaagccatgcttagtgaccaagcatggggctgGCCACATATAGAggataaggaagtttttattaaaaataaaattttgataaattttttccttatttgaagccatccacatggttttaaaagagagttttaaaaatctaaaatatttacttttatagttttctacataGGATtaaagaaaggtttgatatctttccttatttgtagttgtctataataaagattttaatttttgataaaactttcctttttagtaaccatgttttaaaagagaagttttattttaaaatttcttcttttaaagatatccataaaaggatttaaaagagagagattttaattttataaaacttacCTTTTATATCTATTCACATAAgggattttgaaaaatagattttaattttttgtttaaaatttttccaTATTTGTGGCATGAGAAGGGTGGTCGGCCATGTGAAGGTTTAAAAggagttttgatttttttttattttaaaactttcccatcataataggaaatttaaaagagagatattttaattgttattaaaattttctttttttttatttacattataaaagagagagagagggtgccttcatgaaagaACACAACCTCttgttcctctctttttctcccctTGGTGCCCGACTCTTTCTCTTCCActcttctttttgttttcttcctttgtatgGCCGGCGACATCATAAGACTTGGAGTTCCCTTGGTGggtggttgcttggaggagaagaagaagaaaaaggagacatcccttggagcttggtggcggTGGCCGGAACTTGGAAGAAAAAAGAAGGAGCTTAGGTGGTtctcttcttggtagatcgtcgcccacacgacgtccaagaaaataaaaagaatacaatagaagatcaagaggtcattagctacaaagaaaatgtataactagctatttgttttccacatcataactagttcatattTCTTTGTTTTGATCTtgtaataccaaacacaagatgtTAACGATTTTAGAAATagatttatgtttcgattttatgTGTTCGTTTGTTTTCggtcttgtgattcgattgttcttagcggttaaacctagggttactatggggagattaaatattgtatttctttgaaaggctttgactaggtagtggtggatgatctcatacccaagaaggcctagtgtctcgccacgtttGTCcttgaagtcaattttagaaataaatatttaatcaactttgtaacatgggtcaaacttggatcaatagtgttaagttccgcttgcgatccaagtttaacctctaagaatagataagttaaacttagaatcaatagtgttaagtttcgcttgtgattcaagtttaatttttaaagaacacatggtagctaggaaaaggttcagtatttgtacaaaatttttgtacaggggaacaagtagatttttcgagtagcaaccaacaatgagaaGTCCTCGAATTCAATCCTATGCttccgaagatggaggagaggcaGAAACAACTTCGTATCATCAATTGAAGCGTGGATGGTGAGCAAATATAGACCAAATGGGTCTTCCCCGAAGGGAAAACCTTCATCTCCTTCAAGAGTTGGAAGAACATCCTTTTTATAGGTAGGGCGCAGGTCCCCTACATTGGCTACTTTTTACAAGTGCCTTCGAGCATGGCCATGGTGTGAATATGCTTGAGAAAGAAGATACTACCATGTGATTTCACGAAGTCCCCCTATGAATAGGCTTTGGATGAGGGGGCACAACTGTGAAATTTCACACCGCTTGTCTATGAATAAACTTTGGTAAATATTCCCAATAATACGCGGCAGCTGAGTCTCGAATTTTAGATCCCttattgattaatgagaaaattttataataatacacCGCAACTAAATCTTTAACTCTAAATTTATGATTGATGTGTATGTAGAAATTATTAataaactttaaattatttttgatgtgaaaagaaaaatgataaagtagagaaaaatcctCAATCACAAGTTTAattttgcatgcaatccccaatcataaaaaactttatttccactctcaaagttttatttgcttcaactccctcatgcaaatattgttacctaattacccctcagattttttaggtacaaaaggtccagaaataaatataattcctcttaaagtcaacactttacactagaattgagtatattttttattaaattgagcatgacttttttcttgttttaatataattccttccaaattcaacatcatttaaaaaaatacagTATGCTTTCTATCCAATTgaatatcatttaaagaaaatctagtatattttctatccaattgaagtggaaaaaaaaatcgtgttcaatttgatagaaaatatactaaaataagtataattcctcttaaattcggcactttatactagaattgagtatattttttttattaaaattacctCCTTTTTAGGTACAAATAGTTTAAAAACTAATATAATTCATATTAAATTCagtactttaaactagaatcgagtatattttctattaaatttagCACGATtttttttcctacttaatataaAAATCTAGCATATTTTACATCAAATTGAGGTGGGAAAaaatcgtgctcaatttgatagaaaatatactagattctagtttaatgtactaaatttaagaataattatacttatttttagactttttatatttaaaatatcaggGGCAATTAGTTAAATAAATTTGACTAGGAagcgaaaataaaatttttttccaATGGGGACTGTATGTAAAATTATGTTTGCCAATGGGGATTGCATTTAAATTCCCCCTAAAAAAAGATATTAACGTAATTTAATTTTATACTTCACCAAATTAATTTAGACTCCACCAAATTAATTGAGAGTTAGTAAAAAATCTAAATTCTTAGTAAGAAATTTCAATTTTGCTTCCAAGATCTTTATAAAATATAAGGACCTAATGTTTAAGAAATTTCTTAGTTGTCACTCCTTTTTTCCTAaactaattcaattaaattatttaataattagcGAAAATGGTttagagataattaaaaaaattatttatttggaTGGCATAGGTTGGAAACTTTTAGCTTAACATAGAATAATTTAAGGAAGCTTAATCTCACCTAGAACCATAAAGTTAAAACATTTTGTTGGCTACTAATTAAGTCAATGTCTTTACCTAATTAAAGCTCATGTTAATTACGCACATCAATAGTTAATTTTAGTAAATGGATGCTAGAAGTAAAAGACGCGTTGCAACAATTAATAGATCCCGATCGATCGACATACTAAGTGGTTTCATTGTCGAGCTTGAACAATCGATGAGCCCTTGCTAGGCTAATTAGTTGGTGgatgttaattaattagttaagccAGTAATAATTAATtgcaaataagataaaataaaaaataatatttgaatTACTTAATTATAACTATTAggggaaaaaaatatattgataaaTATTATTTACAAACATTAATAAGTTGAACAGATGTATTTAAATGGTAGATCAACATGACAATCCATCCTAAATTGacgatttagttttaattaaaaaatctaataGATTAACTTATTAAGTTATTAATAAATACAAATTTACacactaattaaataaatttaaaaatctaaaagtcTAGACAATCagaaacttaataaaaaaaatcagataCGATATTCCATATTTATCTCTTATATCCATGGGAAAATAACATTATTTGGATAAATTAATTTGCTCGTGTTTATGACGTCACTGCTGTTTGCATTATTCCCAAATGAGACATCAGCCACTGTCGTGGGAGCATGGATCATCTGGACCATATTTTATGATCCAGAAAATGGGCTGGCTTATTTATACTTAGAATTTTATAAACTCTACTTATTATACAGATGAAATTTATGAAATTCCATCTATGAATCACCTCTGATCCAAGAGTGAATCAAGAGTTATGACAGAATCAATCATAGATTTTAAAGGACCGGATAAAGAAAAAATCTCTTaattcaagtaataaaattttatttaaatcgaAGGATTTACATGTGTGCACTATTATATAATATCGGTGGACGAGGATGGTGATGTGATGATACGATAACGATGACACTAGATGATGACTATCGGTATGGGCAAAAAATTTACGAGTGAATAAAAGTAGGTActgaaaaattataatttagataaatagaaataaaaaaaaacactcgTCTACTCTTCTAccaatttttctcttttttaaaacatctttatataaaaaaaaattcataatattttaaaatttataattacatctataattttttttctaataaatatattttattaacttttacttaaaaaaaacatataaccttaaaaaaaaaaaactcgccAGAGGTGCAGCCTGTGCGCTGACGTTGACAGCCCCAGGCCGGCTCTGGGTTGCGGTCTAAGCATCTGGACGGGTGTCGAGCCGATAAATCAATCTCCACACGTGCTGAACTCCTGCTGGTAACGGGTTACAATCAGTACCGGAATTTTCTGGTAAAGGAAGTAACGGTTGCTATCGAGAGGTAGCGTAGCGGGTTGGGCTGGTAACACGCTACGGTCGTCATCCAAGACCGTGTGCGGCGCACGTGGTGGAGTTAGAGAAGGCTGCGTCGACGCTTTGGCTACTCAGCGCCGTCCACGTGGAACGGCGCCGTgccattttaaaaatcttcttgTTACTGTCTCCTCTTGTGTTGACGAATATGCCCTCCTCTTTTAGACTCTCACCCGTCGGCGGAGTTGACCGTTGAAATTGTAGTGTTTGTCGAAGAAAGTTGACATTTTGTTTCCCTCCTATGCTAATTTTGGTATTGACtttcataaatttcaaaatatttattttgtatttttttaaaaaatataatatactaGATAAGAAATGTTTTGATAATAAGAGAAAATGTTAAATTTTTAAACATTAAGGGgtcatttgtatttatttttttaaatattcggAGTTGTATGGAAGAGAGTAAAGCTTAGGACTGAAGTGAAAATTTCAGTTTAAATAAATAGTTGAGATAAACCCTTGAACTAAATCAAGGACAATTTAGTCATTTCGACAGCATCAGGATTCTTCTTCTCCCCCGGCGCAGGAAAGCAATCGACCTCTCGCTGTCCAACGAACCAGGACTCGCACCTTCCTCCCCCGATCTATATCTGGGGTTCCGATTCCGATCGCCACTGGATTCCGCCATTTCATTCTCCAGATCCCGATCTGTTGGAGCCTGGTTTTCTGATCGCCGAGGTCGGTGTCGGAGGGTAAAAAGTCGAGTTTTCATATCGGATCCTGATGTCCCTGCCGGCGCGATCCACGCGAGCCCGCCTGCTGGAGCAGCTATCTATGGCTTCGCGAACTTCCATCTCAACTCCCGCACCGCCTCCTTCTCTGCCCATGTTTCTTCCTCAGCTCCGAGGCCCATCGGCGGCGGCTTGTCCCGCATCTTCTCGTCCTCCGCTGCCACGCGCCACGTCGGCGGCGATGATTTGAGATGCGACAGGCCGGACGAGCTCGGGAGCTCGTACTCGTATTCTTCGTCGCCTTTCAAGTGCGGGGACCACAGCCCCACGTCGGTGTTCCACGGTCCGTGCAGCGGGAGCGGATCTTCCCGGAGTCCGCCTCGGATGAGGAATCCGATCGGGAGCGATTGGAGAACGGGAAAAGATGGGTTCTTCAAGCGTTTCGTTCGGAATGCCGTCAGCCCTTGCCTGGATTACGATTCCCCCAGCTTCTCTGGCAGCCATTTCTGCATCGAAGAGTGGCCTTTTGGTTTTGATGACTGTACGATGGACATGATGCCGAAGAGTTGTTTCAAAGGCTCAGTCAAGGCATGATATTTTCCATGAGGAGATCGTTGTTAAGGCTTTCCACGAAGCAGAGAAGGCTCACAGGGGGCAGGTTAACAAATTTCTCTTGTTAGAATAAAGGATCCTAACATATATGGTGTGCTAAGAAGGTAGATTTCTTGTTCTTAATCACAGATGAGGGCAAGCGGAGATCCTTATCTGCAGCACTGTGTTGAAACAGCTGCACTGCGCACAGATTGGGGCTAATGCTACAGTAAT from Zingiber officinale cultivar Zhangliang chromosome 6B, Zo_v1.1, whole genome shotgun sequence carries:
- the LOC121991634 gene encoding probable GTP diphosphokinase RSH3, chloroplastic, yielding MTLDDDYRIRILLLPRRRKAIDLSLSNEPGLAPSSPDLYLGFRFRSPLDSAISFSRSRSVGAWFSDRRGRCRRVKSRVFISDPDVPAGAIHASPPAGAAIYGFANFHLNSRTASFSAHVSSSAPRPIGGGLSRIFSSSAATRHVGGDDLRCDRPDELGSSYSYSSSPFKCGDHSPTSVFHGPCSGSGSSRSPPRMRNPIGSDWRTGKDGFFKRFVRNAVSPCLDYDSPSFSGSHFCIEEWPFGFDDCTMDMMPKSCFKGSVKA